The genomic DNA GCGGCGGAAGTTGACCGCCAGTTCGGTCCCTTGGAACTCGGCGTGCAGTTGCGTGATCTTATCGACCAACAACTTCAGGCATTCGACTTGCACGCGCGTTCGCGGAAAGCCATCCAGGACTGCTCCATCGCGAAAGATCGGTTCCAACAGTTTCCGCAGCAAGATCCCGATCACCTCGCCATCGCCGACGATTCCGCCCTGATCTTTGATCCGCTGGGCTTCGGGAGTGACCAACAGATCGCTGACTACGATCGGCGGGCAGGTCAGCCCGCGAGCGGCCATGATGAACTGCGTTTGCGTTCCCTTGCCCGCACCCGGCGCACCGCCCAGCAGGATCAGTTCTTTCGGGAAACGCAGGTTCTCGTGCCCGACCTCCTGTTCCAATTCCTTCCACACCGATTTGAAGATTACTTGAGCATCTTTGATTTCCAAGTCGATCGGCTCGTTGACGGGGTGGTCGGATTTGTTATTGGACTGCATAGGTGTTGATCGCTGATCTGAATTGCACGAGGTGGGTTCGGCCCAGTGTCAGCGACCATCGCCATCATGCTTTGGTCTGCTGCTTCAGGGCCATGATCTGCTGGCGCTCGGGCATCGCTTTATAAAACGGATCGAGAGGGAAGCAACCCGAGATCATACCATTTCGCGGCCCGGTTGTGCATTCGCTGAACGTGCGACAAATTTTCTTCCGCGGCATCGTCCGCCCCGCGATCACGTCGGCCGGCAGTTCGGGATACGAAAGGACCATCCGCCCCAAACCGATGAAGTCGGCCATGCCTTGCTGGACAACCGCCTGCCCAACATTGGGCAGCCAATCTTGCAGGTAGGTGTAACCCGATCCGACAAACAGCAGATTTGGGTGCGCTCGTTTCAGCATCGCCGTCGCGTCGATCTGCCGCGCCACGCCGACCAACGGATCTTCTGGCGGAGCGTAGCCGTCGGAGGGAGGGAAGATCGCCGGCCGCTGGATGTGCGGACAATAATAAGGACTGCCAACGGTCGAGCAGACGAGCTGGATCCCCAGTTCTTCCAACAGCTGCATCAGTCGCGAGGGTTCGGTCAGATCGTATCCGACACCGGTCCCATCGCCACCGAAGGCGCTCCGGTATTCGCCCGTCTGGCTAGGTTGCCCCAGCCCTTCGGGACCCGGTTCAAACGGGATGAAATCGAAGATGCTGATCCGCGTGCCGATCTGTAAACCAGCCGCTTCGCTGCGGATTCCGTCGACGATCGATCGCAAAAAGCGAGTCCGATTCTCGAAGCTGCCACCATATTTCCCAGGCCGATCGTAGCCCGAGAGGAGTTCGTGCCCCAAGTAGCCGTGGCAGTGTTTGACATCGACAAACGCGTATCCAGCCTGCTGAGCGAGCTTGCTGGCGGCGACGAAATCGTCGACTAAGCGATCGAGGTCGTCGTCGCTCAAAATCGCCGCGTCGCTGTCGACGCCAAACTTCGCGTCGAGCACTGCATGCCGATACGCGACTCGCGGTTCGAGTTGCTTCTTGTCGTTGGGACGCGCGAAGCGGCCCGAGTGGGTCAGCTGCAAACCGACTAACAAGTCGTCGACCGTGCCAAAATGCTCGCGATGCGTGTCGACCAACAGCGTCCGCAAGGCTTCGATCTCGGCGAGGTTGTCCGAGTTGATCACCAGTTGATTTGGATTGGCGCGGCCGTCGTGACGGACCGCCACCGCTTCGCCACCCCAGATCAATTTCGCTCCGCTAAGTCCAAAGTTCTTCCAACGACGACGCGTCAGATCGGTCGGCCGCCCGTCGGTCGTGCCGTCCCAACCTTCCATCGGCAGGATCGCAAATCGGTTCCCAATCGTGCCGCCGTTCCAATCGCACGACTGGGCCAACGGCGCCGCGTCGCCACTTTGCATCGCAGCATCCAACGGGATCTGGATCTCCAGTTCATCGAGCCGCGATTGAAAAGCGTCGAGGGTTTTCAGACTGTTGATTTTTGGATAGCTCATGCGTTGCCTCCCTTTGCCAGCGAGATGCCTAGCTGCCGCGCGACGTCTTCCAGAATTGGCAGGTCGCTGTCGGGACGCTGCGGGCTGCCGGGATAGGTTTTGTTGGTCGCGATCCAGCCGCGGAGATGCAGGAACATCGCGGCAGAATGTTTGTACCCCGGGACCGGCTGGCGGAACGTCAAGAAGCCCAGATACTGCAGGGCGTCGTTGAGTTCATAAAACGCCGGATCGCCCGCGGCCCAATAGGCATCGCGTCGAGCGAACAGGTCGGGAGCAAATGTGCTGAGTCCCAGCAGATAATCGCTGCCGTACATCACCATGTCGATCGCCAGATCGTTGCCGGTGAAGACTTTGAATTCGGGACGCAGTTGGTCGCGAAGGGCCAAGCGTTCCCATTCCGCCGCGCGGCTGAGCGACGAGTGTTTCGCACCGATACACTGCGGCAACAGCATCAATTGGCGATAGACGTCGGTCGAATAGATCTTGCCAAACGGCAGGAAACATTGCCCCAGTTCGAACCCGATAAACTGGTCGCACGCTTGGCCGATCTTCTCGTAACTGGCAACGATCTCGGCGTCGCCTTGGTCGGTCAGACCGTAGGACTGGAAGATCACCGGCGTCGCTCCACGCGCGGTGATCTCGTCGATCCGAGACTTGTAGGCATCGAGAGCCAACGTGCTGCCGGGCGTGTCGCCAACAAAGGCTCCCGCGACAAACGGTCCCGATCCCAGCACCTCTCGCGTCACGTCCAGGACCTGCAGGCGAGTCGCTTCGTCGATCAAGTTGACATAGCCGGTGTCCATGTTCACGGCGGGAGTCAATCCCGCGTCGGCGGTCCGCAGGACATGCTGGCGAAAACCGTCCCAGTCGACTTCGTTGTTTTCGAGCAACGGCAACAGAATCGCCGAGATCCCGGTGATCTTGCGTCGGGGACGCAGCAGTGTGGTTGGATCCATGTCTTCTAATTTTCTTTGCGTTGTGAAAGTCGCCTAGGGTAGCGCATCGCTCCGAGACGGTCAGTTGAACGGTTGTCGCCTTTTGCTCCGCAAAAGTGCGTGGTGCATCCGCACTTTCGCGGAGCGAAAGGCGACCAAGCGGTCGATCGACGTCGGTAGGGCGGAGTATAACGCCACAAGCGGATGCGGGCATTGCAATCCGGGCGAACGGAATTCGCAAATCGGGCAACTGCCAAGCTACCAAGCTAGAAGGTTTGTCCGCGGCGAGCGATCAATTGCCGATCGAGACCAATTGATTCAGGTTGCCCGACCGCAGCCCTTCGATATCGACGGTGATGAACTGGAAGCCGAGCGAACGGAAGTGTCGGCTCATCCGCTGGCGAAACTCCGGCTGCACCAATTCAGCGATCCGCGCCGCGGGGACTTCGATCCGCGCCAACTGTCCCGGATGCAATCGGACGCGAAGTTCGGCAAAGCCTTCGTCGCGGAGCCAGTTTTCCGCGCGATCGATCTGTTGCAGCTTGTCGACGGTGACCGGTTCGCCATACGCGATCCGGCTGGCCAAACAGGGACCCGCTGGCAGATCCCAAACCGACAATTCCCAGTGCTTTGCCAGCTGGCGGACCATCGTTTTGGTGATCCCAAGATCGGCCAACGGCGTCTGCACCGCGGCGTCGCGACCGGCTTGGATGCCCGGTCGGTGATCGCCTAGATCGTCGGCGTTCGTTCCGCTGCAGATCACGCTGTCGCGGTGCTCGTCGGCGATCGTCGCCAGCGTTTGATAGAGTGTCTGTTTGCAATAGAAGCAGCGTTGGCCATCGTTGCGTTGGTAATCGGGACGTTCGGTTTCGTGAGTTGAGATCGTTTGTAGATTGATCCCAATTTCCGCAGCCACCTGCGCCGCCAATTCGCTCTGCCGCTCCGGCACGCTGGGGCTGATCGCCCTCACGGCCAACGCCTTGTCGCCCAATGCTCGCTGCGCAGCGGCGGCGACCACCGCGCTGTCGACTCCGCCTGAAAACGCGACGACGACGCGGGAATGCCGCTGCAGTTCATCGATCAAACGTTGGGCGGTCGCTTCAGTTTGCATCATCACTTGAGTCCGTGTTGGAAGGACTGTCCAGGTGCCAGGTCGCGCGAACGAAATATCCGGCGTCGAGCGAGCGGCCCGAGCTGTCGGGAATCTTGCAACGCCCCTGTTCGATCTCGAGCCCCGCCGGTTGGTTCTGCCGCAACCAGTCGCTGATATCCGAATCGAAAATCGTATCGGAATGGCCGGTGATCAACATCGCCGCGCGAGGCGTCAGCAGCGACAGACAATCTTCCAACAGCGGCCAGAGGTCGTGTTGGATCCGCCACGAATCGCCTTTGGTTCCGTGACCGTAGGCCGGCGGATCCAGCACGATCACGCTGTGCTTTCGGCCGCGGCGAATCTCGCGAGCGGCAAACCGGCGGGCGTCTTCGACGATGTAGCGAATCGCCGCGTCGCCCAGTTCGCTGCGGCGGGCGTTGTCGCCGGTCCGCGCGACGCTCGGCTTAGACGCATCGATATGGGCGACGCGGAATCCGACGCGAGCAAGAGCCAGCGTGCTGCCGCCGGTATACCCAAACAGATTCATCGCGTCGCGACAGTCGGCTGGCAACCGGTCGGCCAAACTCGCCAGCCACTGCCAATTCGCAGCCTGTTCGGGGAAGAATCCGATATGCCCAAACGGCTTCGGTTCCGCCGCCAACCGGAACGCACCGGTGTCGAGTTCCAGCGACTCGGGCCACTCGTTGAAGATCGTCCAGGACGAACCATCGTAGACGGCATCGGCTTGCTGCCAGGCATCGGCCTGCGCAGGAGCATCCCATTCCGCCGCGGGACTGGGGCGGTCGAGCTTGTAGCCGTCGATCGATTCGAGTTTGCGACCGTCGCCAAAGTCGATCAGTTGGTAATTCTGCAGCAGGGATTCAGCGGACATAAATAGAGCGGGATCGACTTTCGAAAGCGGGAATAGTGGTTGGAAGTGGAGATATTAAAGTTGGTGAACCATCGCGTAGCGGAACTCGTCAAGAGTTTCGGAAGGAAGACTCGCCGTGGATCGAAAGTCTTGACGACTTCCGCTACGGCAACAATACGGTGAACCACCCCGTAGCGGAACTCGTCAAGAGTTTCGGAAGAGCGGGTAACTGCCGTGGATCGAAAGTCTTGACGACTTCCGCTACGGCAACAATACGGTGAACCACCCCGTCGCGGAACTCGTCAAGAGTTTCGGAGGAGCGGGTAACTGCCGTGGATCGAAAGTCTTGACGACTTCCGCTACGGCAACAATACGGTTCAGGATCGCGTCGCGGAACTCGTCAAGAGTTTCGAGAGGAGCGGGTAACCGCCGTGGATCGAAAGTCTTGACGACTTCCGCTACAGCCGAGAACCGACATCCTCTATAACGAAAAACGCGTTGCGGCGTTGCTCGATGGGGAAGAGCCTGCTGGCAAGATTTGCCCAGTTCGCCCAACGCCCCACACCGCGAAATCACTTGATTGTGACCCGCAAATCTTTCTTCTATAATCAAGCGAATGGAGTGGGAACGATTCCGCATCGCCCATTGTATCCGATCACCTATCGATTCAGGAGCGCCCCTGTGAAGACGGACACCATTCTCGAAGCACCGCAGACCAGCGAAACGTTGCCTCAACCGCAAACCTTGGAACAGATCATCGACCGAGTCGCCGTCGATGCCCAAGATCAACCGCAGCGATATCTGGACGAGGTTGTCGTTCCCGACGGCGGCGAATAAATCGATCGGCGAATCTTTTAAAGGGTGGGGCGACGATCGATCATCGCCCGACCGAATCAGCCCGTCGGGGCGTGCTGTTTGAATTTGCGCACCCCGGCAGGCGAAGCTCTTGAAAACCAACGCTCCAATCTTTCAACGCTTACTGGGGCTGGAGACCGAATACGCGATCCGCTTTCGGCCGCACCAAGACGGGCCGCCCGTAAAACAGATCGAACTCTATCGCTCGCTGTTGGAGAAGTTCCGGGAGCGATTGCCGACGGCGACCGGCAGCCTCTTGGAAGAGAAGCACTTCACGGCCAACGGCGGCACGATCGGTTTCGAACGCGTTTTGCATGCGGGCGGTTTTGGGCTGATCGAAGCGGCGACGCCGGAGTGCCAGAGTCCTCGCGATGCTTTGGTCTGGCAGCGTGCTCAAGATCGTTTGCTCAGCGAGTCGGCGGCCAGTTGTCGCGACGATGGCGAACTGGTCTTGATCAAGAACAGCCGCGACAGCCAAGGGAACGCCTACGGCACTCACGAGAACTACGAGATCCAAGTCACCGGCTGGCTGGGGCTCGCGTGTTGGCGTGTTGTCTTGTTGTTAGCGGCGACGATCTGTCTGCTGTTTTGGGTAATCATGGTCCCGTTGGTGATCGTCGCGATCCCCGCGTACCTGTTGATTGCTGTGGCGGTCTATCCGTTTGCTGTGATGCGAACCGACAGCGGGCAGCGAGCGGAATTGTTCCGTAAGTTCTTCGGCGATGGATTCGACACATCCGAAGATGCCACGCCGATCCCACGCTCGGTCGAACGGGCACTGAACCGCGTGGCGATGATCGCACTGAGTCCGATGCTGTTGACGATCATCGTCGCTGCCAGGTTCTGTCTGTATCGTCGACATGTCCGAATGTTGACGCCGTTTTTGGTCAGCCGATCGATCCTCTCGGGAAGCGGTTGGGTTTCCCATAGCGGCGATTTTTTGTTGGCTCAGAAAGCTCCCGTGCTGCGATTTATCTTTGGTCCGCTGGGCAACCACGCTTATCCTTTGTTCAGCGTCGCCCATCTGATGGATGCTTGCCTGATCGGATGGTTTAATCCGATGGACCTCTTCAGCAACCTGGGTTCACGCCAACGGATGCAAGTCTGTTTGGGAGACTGCAACATGGCGGAGGAGGCTGAATATCTGCGGCTCGCCACGACCACATTGATGATCGATGCGATCGAAGCGGGCGCGATCAAAAATCCACCGCGCGTTCGGCGACCGATGCGCGCATTGCAAGCTGTGGTTCGGGACGAACCGATCGAGCGTGCGATCGCCGTCCACAACGGCCGACCGATGACAGCACTCGACGTCCAGCGATGGTACCAAGCCGCTTGCCGCCGATTTGTGGAAGCCAATCAGAATCGGCCCGATGAAGCGTACGAAGTGCTACAGCGGTGGAGCGATGTGCTGGATGGATTGGCCGGTGATCGCACGATCCTTGTCGGCCGCATCGACTGGGTGACCAAGAGGATGTTGTTGAAACAAGCGGGCCAGAACCTGCCGTTGCCGGCCAACCGCAAGCTCGACATCAAGTACCACGAACTCTCATCCGACGGGTATTACTTGCTGCTGGAATCGGCGGGTGAGACCGAGCAGATCGTCAGCGAGCAGGAGATCCTGCGAGCGATGCGCCAGCCGCCTCCCACACCACGCGCGATGCGGCGTGGCAGTTTCATCCGCGAATTCTCCGGCACCGACACTCCCGTGCATGCCTCGTGGAACAGCATCCGTCTGGGCAAAGCCTTCGGCAACCGCCGCGTCCGACTGTAGATCTCGGCCGCGTGACGGAAAGATCCTCTCTAGGCAGAGGCTGCGAATTTTGCAACGTTCGCCAGCGAAAGTGTGAAACATAAGACGCACT from Rosistilla oblonga includes the following:
- a CDS encoding NADH:flavin oxidoreductase, coding for MSYPKINSLKTLDAFQSRLDELEIQIPLDAAMQSGDAAPLAQSCDWNGGTIGNRFAILPMEGWDGTTDGRPTDLTRRRWKNFGLSGAKLIWGGEAVAVRHDGRANPNQLVINSDNLAEIEALRTLLVDTHREHFGTVDDLLVGLQLTHSGRFARPNDKKQLEPRVAYRHAVLDAKFGVDSDAAILSDDDLDRLVDDFVAASKLAQQAGYAFVDVKHCHGYLGHELLSGYDRPGKYGGSFENRTRFLRSIVDGIRSEAAGLQIGTRISIFDFIPFEPGPEGLGQPSQTGEYRSAFGGDGTGVGYDLTEPSRLMQLLEELGIQLVCSTVGSPYYCPHIQRPAIFPPSDGYAPPEDPLVGVARQIDATAMLKRAHPNLLFVGSGYTYLQDWLPNVGQAVVQQGMADFIGLGRMVLSYPELPADVIAGRTMPRKKICRTFSECTTGPRNGMISGCFPLDPFYKAMPERQQIMALKQQTKA
- a CDS encoding dihydrodipicolinate synthase family protein, which produces MDPTTLLRPRRKITGISAILLPLLENNEVDWDGFRQHVLRTADAGLTPAVNMDTGYVNLIDEATRLQVLDVTREVLGSGPFVAGAFVGDTPGSTLALDAYKSRIDEITARGATPVIFQSYGLTDQGDAEIVASYEKIGQACDQFIGFELGQCFLPFGKIYSTDVYRQLMLLPQCIGAKHSSLSRAAEWERLALRDQLRPEFKVFTGNDLAIDMVMYGSDYLLGLSTFAPDLFARRDAYWAAGDPAFYELNDALQYLGFLTFRQPVPGYKHSAAMFLHLRGWIATNKTYPGSPQRPDSDLPILEDVARQLGISLAKGGNA
- the larE gene encoding ATP-dependent sacrificial sulfur transferase LarE, which translates into the protein MMQTEATAQRLIDELQRHSRVVVAFSGGVDSAVVAAAAQRALGDKALAVRAISPSVPERQSELAAQVAAEIGINLQTISTHETERPDYQRNDGQRCFYCKQTLYQTLATIADEHRDSVICSGTNADDLGDHRPGIQAGRDAAVQTPLADLGITKTMVRQLAKHWELSVWDLPAGPCLASRIAYGEPVTVDKLQQIDRAENWLRDEGFAELRVRLHPGQLARIEVPAARIAELVQPEFRQRMSRHFRSLGFQFITVDIEGLRSGNLNQLVSIGN
- a CDS encoding class I SAM-dependent methyltransferase, which produces MSAESLLQNYQLIDFGDGRKLESIDGYKLDRPSPAAEWDAPAQADAWQQADAVYDGSSWTIFNEWPESLELDTGAFRLAAEPKPFGHIGFFPEQAANWQWLASLADRLPADCRDAMNLFGYTGGSTLALARVGFRVAHIDASKPSVARTGDNARRSELGDAAIRYIVEDARRFAAREIRRGRKHSVIVLDPPAYGHGTKGDSWRIQHDLWPLLEDCLSLLTPRAAMLITGHSDTIFDSDISDWLRQNQPAGLEIEQGRCKIPDSSGRSLDAGYFVRATWHLDSPSNTDSSDDAN
- a CDS encoding proteasome accessory factor PafA2 family protein → MKTNAPIFQRLLGLETEYAIRFRPHQDGPPVKQIELYRSLLEKFRERLPTATGSLLEEKHFTANGGTIGFERVLHAGGFGLIEAATPECQSPRDALVWQRAQDRLLSESAASCRDDGELVLIKNSRDSQGNAYGTHENYEIQVTGWLGLACWRVVLLLAATICLLFWVIMVPLVIVAIPAYLLIAVAVYPFAVMRTDSGQRAELFRKFFGDGFDTSEDATPIPRSVERALNRVAMIALSPMLLTIIVAARFCLYRRHVRMLTPFLVSRSILSGSGWVSHSGDFLLAQKAPVLRFIFGPLGNHAYPLFSVAHLMDACLIGWFNPMDLFSNLGSRQRMQVCLGDCNMAEEAEYLRLATTTLMIDAIEAGAIKNPPRVRRPMRALQAVVRDEPIERAIAVHNGRPMTALDVQRWYQAACRRFVEANQNRPDEAYEVLQRWSDVLDGLAGDRTILVGRIDWVTKRMLLKQAGQNLPLPANRKLDIKYHELSSDGYYLLLESAGETEQIVSEQEILRAMRQPPPTPRAMRRGSFIREFSGTDTPVHASWNSIRLGKAFGNRRVRL